GGTGACGAATCTGTTCATCAGCAGATGGCGCAATTCACAGGAGTGGCTGAAATTTGTGAAAAAGCTCGATACTACTTGAATTCCTATAGGATATTCTCTAATGTTCCTTGTATCTTCCATTAAGTTTGCGGTGATTACGACAATAGGGATTTGGCAGGTGGTCCTGGAAGTGGGAAGAGCACGCAGTGTTCCAAGATTTCTTCGGAGTTTGGGTTTAGCCACTTGAGCGCCGGTGATCTTCTGCAAAAAGAAGTCGAATCTGGTTCCGAAGAAGGGtactttttgatatttttgaactttttagtacccaaaagccaaaaaaaaactatgtaaCTTGTGCCTGTTGTAGAACCGGTTTCTTCGTTTCTAATCTGACAAATTCATAAGGGAAGGCGTTTTTTTAACCCTCTGAGGATGGCTTCGCTGTAACTTGCTTTTAAATTAACAGGAAGATGATCCGGGActtaaagaaagaaggaaagctGGTTCCCTCGGAAATAGTCGTAAAGCTTCTGCAGCAGGCGATGCGCAGAAGCGAAAGCAAGAAGTTCCTCATCGACGGTTTCCCACGTAACGAAGAAAATCTCGCTGCGGCTGAGAACATTGTGCGCTATTAGTTCTGTTTCTATATCATTTACGACTCTTCAATGATTTCTCATACTTGACTATCTATTACTTCGGTCATTTCTTCATAATAATTTTCCGTGCAGATGAAAATCGAGCCTGATGCCATACTGTTCTTCGATTGCTCAGAGCAGGAAGCAATGAGGCGCCTTCTAAGCAGGAATCAGGTGGAAATGCTTTGCTAATTTTCATTACCTAGGACAAATTGTGAAGTTAATAAGTTTCTCTGAGTGATAAATTTGCAACCATGAAGGGAAGAGCTGATGACAATGCTGAGACCATTCGGAACCGTCTCAAAGTTTACTCCGAATCGACTGTCCCCGTGATCAATTATTATAATTCAAAGGGCAAAGTTCGAAAGGTAGGTGATGATTTTTTGCTTTCGCGTTTGTCTTCTTGTATGAACGAGCATCGGTCATCAATGGCTGACTTGGCTTTTTCCCATCGGCTTTTTCCCATCTGGTTATCCTTTCGGTTGCTTAGATTGATGCTGAGAGGCCGATCGATGAGGTATACCAGTCTGTAAAGGAGGTCCTGTCTGGTATTGAAGGTAAGGGGACGGTGAAAGAGGAATTCCAGGGTTGTGCATTATAGAATTTAGCGTGCTTGAGCTGTGAAGGTATAAATCCTTGCTTGTAAGTTCTGCTTATGCATGTATATGGATTTTATGTAGCTTAAGAAGTAAGGTATTTTCTCCAGCTTTCGAACCATGTACTAGAGGTGTAGTCGACGCTTATTTCTACCCGTTCTGTCAAGTCGATCGATCTTGTGCGGTCTTTTCTTCTGTCAGTCGGCATGGCAAACTCTATGCTTACTACTTTGTATTGTTAGATTCTGCCTTAAGAGTTGTTAAAAGTTTGGCTGGGCTTAGAAGCCAAACC
Above is a window of Eucalyptus grandis isolate ANBG69807.140 chromosome 9, ASM1654582v1, whole genome shotgun sequence DNA encoding:
- the LOC104419464 gene encoding UMP-CMP kinase 3 isoform X2; this translates as MIRDLKKEGKLVPSEIVVKLLQQAMRRSESKKFLIDGFPRNEENLAAAENIMKIEPDAILFFDCSEQEAMRRLLSRNQGRADDNAETIRNRLKVYSESTVPVINYYNSKGKVRKIDAERPIDEVYQSVKEVLSGIEGKGTVKEEFQGCAL
- the LOC104419464 gene encoding UMP-CMP kinase 3 isoform X1, translating into MEAAAEAGATGIKSVVPEEVKQTNSDQDAGEDHPSEYRVVYVLGGPGSGKSTQCSKISSEFGFSHLSAGDLLQKEVESGSEEGKMIRDLKKEGKLVPSEIVVKLLQQAMRRSESKKFLIDGFPRNEENLAAAENIMKIEPDAILFFDCSEQEAMRRLLSRNQGRADDNAETIRNRLKVYSESTVPVINYYNSKGKVRKIDAERPIDEVYQSVKEVLSGIEGKGTVKEEFQGCAL